The Spodoptera frugiperda isolate SF20-4 chromosome 9, AGI-APGP_CSIRO_Sfru_2.0, whole genome shotgun sequence genome contains a region encoding:
- the LOC118271212 gene encoding intraflagellar transport protein 57 homolog codes for MDLKLMDKLRLLKVDTELRSQIKMKPMSRYYFITSTNPGEQFYVFASTAAWLIRKTGKEFEQPNEEDDPNSIIATILDILREKDIAVDFSSHKLKQGYGEQVCYILNVLADEALKCEEFEWQKPIVDIPEPEEAADDVDQVEDETEILLDKVEEEMAIYSGESEEEFNVEEKDSSLVKKVHDWEAWKLELERVAPALRLKISADGRDWRARHSQMRTYRDELFERYKTTGSQLNKLHTNISSVMDKISARENILNEQFEPLVREYGALLDELNKVTNEYKDVSVGVTERQEMLNELTSKVENIKQRTESKGSSMNDNSPLVTAKKAVANLKKDIQDMDFQIIILIWLLTTKENPNSNNLFTNAESKMVGIESY; via the coding sequence ATGGATCTAAAATTAATGGACAAACTGCGCCTATTAAAAGTGGACACCGAGTTACGTTcgcaaataaaaatgaaaccgATGAGTAGGTACTATTTCATTACTAGTACGAACCCGGGCGAACAGTTCTACGTTTTCGCATCCACTGCTGCGTGGCTGATCAGGAAAACTGGGAAAGAATTTGAACAACCCAACGAGGAAGATGATCCAAACAGTATAATCGCTACTATCCTCGATATCTTGAGAGAAAAGGACATTGCTGTAGATTTCTCTTCGCACAAACTCAAACAAGGCTATGGAGAACAAGTGTGTTATATATTAAACGTACTGGCTGACGAAGCTTTGAAATGTGAGGAGTTCGAATGGCAGAAACCAATCGTGGATATACCAGAGCCTGAAGAAGCTGCTGATGATGTAGACCAAGTTGAGGACGAAACAGAAATATTACTAGACAAAGTTGAAGAAGAAATGGCGATATATTCCGGAGAATCTGAAGAAGAATTTAATGTAGAAGAAAAGGATTCAAGTTTAGTCAAAAAAGTTCATGATTGGGAAGCTTGGAAACTAGAATTGGAGAGGGTAGCACCAGCGCTGAGACTTAAAATATCAGCAGACGGTCGCGATTGGAGGGCAAGACACTCCCAAATGAGGACGTACAGAGATGAACTATTTGAAAGGTACAAAACGACTGGTTCACAACTTAACAAACTCCACACAAATATAAGTTCTGTTATGGACAAGATATCAGCAAGAGAAAACATACTGAATGAGCAATTTGAGCCGTTAGTCAGAGAGTACGGGGCGTTATTGGATGAGTTGAATAAAGTAACCAATGAATATAAAGATGTTAGTGTAGGAGTGACAGAGAGACAAGAAATGTTGAACGAATTGACTTCTAAAGtggaaaacataaaacaaaggaCAGAGTCTAAAGGATCCTCGATGAATGATAATTCTCCTTTAGTGACTGCGAAAAAAGCGGTTGCGAATTTGAAAAAAGACATACAAGATATGGATTTCcagatcattattttaatttggttgTTGACTACGAAAGAGAATCCGAATAGTAATAATTTGTTTACGAATGCTGAATCCAAAATGGTGGGCATTGAAAGTTATTGA